In the genome of Hippoglossus hippoglossus isolate fHipHip1 chromosome 4, fHipHip1.pri, whole genome shotgun sequence, one region contains:
- the slc5a5 gene encoding sodium/iodide cotransporter isoform X1 yields MEDQSASEPASFVLADYAVFATMLLISMAIGLFQALRKRSTSADEFFTGGRSMPAVPVGLSLCASFMSAVQVLGVPAEASRYGFRFLYMCLGQSINSLLTAYLFLPVFFRLGITSTNQYLKMRFGRGMQLLGSIQFLIATLLYTGIVIYAPALILNQATGFNMWASLFSTGFICTLYTTMGGIKAVIWTDVFQIIVMLSGFVAIFIYGTVLVGGPAMVLEIARNGSRINFNNFDVDPRQRYSFWSLSVGGAMVWLSMYGVNQAQVQRYISCRTERDAQWALFVNQVGLFLVVGSAATCGIVLFAYYIHCDPLKSGKISSPDLYMPYFVLDIFRNHPGFPGLFLASAYSGTLSTVSTSINAMAAVTMEDLLRPHLVNISQKKQILISKGLSLLYGVGCITVAALSSLLDWGVLQGSFTIMGVVSGPLLGVFILGMFVPATNRPGAFAGMISGFCVSMWLAVGSTLYPPSEETMGVLPSFTGECPRVNITLNSSPDQDQHSISIPLQPDDQGGLLNFYSMSYLYFGAMATSSVILVGVIVSYATGATQRSDIQEGLLWWDLNKKQVELHSEPRTGTMSRVCPCLLRDASSDMLMTPVSLNRDNRGDKAAESQLVPLRNLHKDDANEKELTDDGNNSSPLKA; encoded by the exons ATGGAGGATCAGTCTGCCAGTGAACCTGCCAGCTTTGTCCTGGCGGACTACGCTGTCTTTGCCACCATGTTGCTCATCTCTATGGCCATAGGTCTCTTTCAGGCCTTGAGGAAGAGGTCGACGAGTGCTGATGAGTTCTTCACCGGTGGTCGGAGTATGCCAGCCGTGCCTGTGGGGCTGTCACTCTGCGCCAGTTTTATGTCAGCGGTCCAGGTTCTGGGTGTCCCTGCCGAGGCGTCCCGCTATGGCTTCAGGTTCCTCTACATGTGCCTTGGACAGAGCATCAACTCCCTGCTGACGGCGTACCTCTTCCTGCCCGTTTTCTTTCGACTGGGCATCACCAGCACCAATCAG TATCTGAAGATGAGATTTGGCAGAGGGATGCAGCTGTTGGGAAGCATCCAGTTTCTCATTGCAACG CTGCTTTACACTGGGATCGTCATCTATGCACCCGCCTTGATCCTCAACCAAG CTACTGGATTCAATATGTGGGCATCTCTTTTTTCGACTGGGTTCATTTGCACCCTGTACACCACAATG gGTGGGATTAAAGCTGTGATCTGGACTGACGTCTTCCAGATCATTGTCATGTTGTCCGGCTTTGTGGCCATTTTCATCTACGGCACAGTTCTAGTTGGTGGTCCTGCAATGGTGCTGGAGATCGCCAGGAACGGCTCACGCATTAATTTCaataa CTTTGATGTTGACCCGCGGCAGCGCTATTCCTTCTGGAGCCTCTCTGTTGGTGGTGCAATGGTTTGGCTGTCCATGTACGGAGTGAACCAAGCTCAAGTGCAGCGTTACAtctcctgcaggacagagagggacGCCCAGTG GGCCCTGTTTGTGAACCAAGTGGGTCTGTTCCTCGTTGTGGGCAGTGCAGCGACCTGTGGCATCGTCTTGTTTGCATATTACATCCACTGTGATCCACTGAAGTCTGGGAAAATATCTTCTCCTGATCTG TACATGCCGTACTTTGTTTTGGACATATTCAGAAATCATCCAGGCTTCCCAGGTCTTTTCCTTGCCAGTGCATACAGCGGCACTCTGAG CACAGTTTCCACCAGTATCAATGCCATGGCAGCGGTGACGATGGAGGATCTGCTGCGACCTCATCTTGTCAACATCAGCCAGAAGAAACAAATTCTTATTTCCAAAGGACTGT CTCTCTTGTATGGAGTTGGTTGTATCACTGTGGCggctctctcctccctgctggaCTGGGGAGTTCTGCAG ggATCATTTACCATCATGGGTGTGGTCAGCGGGCCATTACTCGGTGTATTCATTTTGGGGATGTTTGTTCCGGCGACAAACCGGCCG GGGGCATTCGCAGGAATGATATCGGGCTTCTGCGTCTCTATGTGGCTGGCTGTTGGTTCAACTCTTTACCCTCCCAGTGAAGAGACGATGGGTGTCTTGCCAAGCTTCACCGGCGAGTGCCCACGTGTCAACATCACCCTGAACAGCAGCCCCGACCAGGACCAGCACTCAATCTCCATACCACTACAGCCGGATGATCAGGG GGGCCTGCTGAACTTCTACTCCATGTCCTACCTCTACTTTGGTGCTATGGCGACGAGTTCGGTTATTCTAGTCGGGGTGATAGTGAGTTATGCAACAG gAGCGACACAGAGGAGTGATATTCAAGAGGGTTTATTGTGGTGGGACCTGAATAAAAAGCAAGTGGAGCTTCATTCAGAGCCCAGA ACTGGAACAATGTCCAGAGTGTGTCCCTGTCTTCTGCGTGATGCATCTTCAGATATGCTGATGACGCCTGTGAGCCTGAACAGGGATAACAGG GGAGACAAAGCAGCTGAATCACAGCTCGTGCCTTTGAGGAACCTGCACAAAGACGATGCCAATGAAAAAGAACTGACAGATGATGGGAATAATTCTTCACCACTTAAAGCATAA
- the slc5a5 gene encoding sodium/iodide cotransporter isoform X2 — protein MEDQSASEPASFVLADYAVFATMLLISMAIGLFQALRKRSTSADEFFTGGRSMPAVPVGLSLCASFMSAVQVLGVPAEASRYGFRFLYMCLGQSINSLLTAYLFLPVFFRLGITSTNQYLKMRFGRGMQLLGSIQFLIATLLYTGIVIYAPALILNQATGFNMWASLFSTGFICTLYTTMGGIKAVIWTDVFQIIVMLSGFVAIFIYGTVLVGGPAMVLEIARNGSRINFNSFDVDPRQRYSFWSLSVGGAMVWLSMYGVNQAQVQRYISCRTERDAQWALFVNQVGLFLVVGSAATCGIVLFAYYIHCDPLKSGKISSPDLYMPYFVLDIFRNHPGFPGLFLASAYSGTLSTVSTSINAMAAVTMEDLLRPHLVNISQKKQILISKGLSLLYGVGCITVAALSSLLDWGVLQGSFTIMGVVSGPLLGVFILGMFVPATNRPGAFAGMISGFCVSMWLAVGSTLYPPSEETMGVLPSFTGECPRVNITLNSSPDQDQHSISIPLQPDDQGGLLNFYSMSYLYFGAMATSSVILVGVIVSYATGATQRSDIQEGLLWWDLNKKQVELHSEPRTGTMSRVCPCLLRDASSDMLMTPVSLNRDNRGDKAAESQLVPLRNLHKDDANEKELTDDGNNSSPLKA, from the exons ATGGAGGATCAGTCTGCCAGTGAACCTGCCAGCTTTGTCCTGGCGGACTACGCTGTCTTTGCCACCATGTTGCTCATCTCTATGGCCATAGGTCTCTTTCAGGCCTTGAGGAAGAGGTCGACGAGTGCTGATGAGTTCTTCACCGGTGGTCGGAGTATGCCAGCCGTGCCTGTGGGGCTGTCACTCTGCGCCAGTTTTATGTCAGCGGTCCAGGTTCTGGGTGTCCCTGCCGAGGCGTCCCGCTATGGCTTCAGGTTCCTCTACATGTGCCTTGGACAGAGCATCAACTCCCTGCTGACGGCGTACCTCTTCCTGCCCGTTTTCTTTCGACTGGGCATCACCAGCACCAATCAG TATCTGAAGATGAGATTTGGCAGAGGGATGCAGCTGTTGGGAAGCATCCAGTTTCTCATTGCAACG CTGCTTTACACTGGGATCGTCATCTATGCACCCGCCTTGATCCTCAACCAAG CTACTGGATTCAATATGTGGGCATCTCTTTTTTCGACTGGGTTCATTTGCACCCTGTACACCACAATG gGTGGGATTAAAGCTGTGATCTGGACTGACGTCTTCCAGATCATTGTCATGTTGTCCGGCTTTGTGGCCATTTTCATCTACGGCACAGTTCTAGTTGGTGGTCCTGCAATGGTGCTGGAGATCGCCAGGAACGGCTCACGCATTAATTTCaa CAGCTTTGATGTTGACCCGCGGCAGCGCTATTCCTTCTGGAGCCTCTCTGTTGGTGGTGCAATGGTTTGGCTGTCCATGTACGGAGTGAACCAAGCTCAAGTGCAGCGTTACAtctcctgcaggacagagagggacGCCCAGTG GGCCCTGTTTGTGAACCAAGTGGGTCTGTTCCTCGTTGTGGGCAGTGCAGCGACCTGTGGCATCGTCTTGTTTGCATATTACATCCACTGTGATCCACTGAAGTCTGGGAAAATATCTTCTCCTGATCTG TACATGCCGTACTTTGTTTTGGACATATTCAGAAATCATCCAGGCTTCCCAGGTCTTTTCCTTGCCAGTGCATACAGCGGCACTCTGAG CACAGTTTCCACCAGTATCAATGCCATGGCAGCGGTGACGATGGAGGATCTGCTGCGACCTCATCTTGTCAACATCAGCCAGAAGAAACAAATTCTTATTTCCAAAGGACTGT CTCTCTTGTATGGAGTTGGTTGTATCACTGTGGCggctctctcctccctgctggaCTGGGGAGTTCTGCAG ggATCATTTACCATCATGGGTGTGGTCAGCGGGCCATTACTCGGTGTATTCATTTTGGGGATGTTTGTTCCGGCGACAAACCGGCCG GGGGCATTCGCAGGAATGATATCGGGCTTCTGCGTCTCTATGTGGCTGGCTGTTGGTTCAACTCTTTACCCTCCCAGTGAAGAGACGATGGGTGTCTTGCCAAGCTTCACCGGCGAGTGCCCACGTGTCAACATCACCCTGAACAGCAGCCCCGACCAGGACCAGCACTCAATCTCCATACCACTACAGCCGGATGATCAGGG GGGCCTGCTGAACTTCTACTCCATGTCCTACCTCTACTTTGGTGCTATGGCGACGAGTTCGGTTATTCTAGTCGGGGTGATAGTGAGTTATGCAACAG gAGCGACACAGAGGAGTGATATTCAAGAGGGTTTATTGTGGTGGGACCTGAATAAAAAGCAAGTGGAGCTTCATTCAGAGCCCAGA ACTGGAACAATGTCCAGAGTGTGTCCCTGTCTTCTGCGTGATGCATCTTCAGATATGCTGATGACGCCTGTGAGCCTGAACAGGGATAACAGG GGAGACAAAGCAGCTGAATCACAGCTCGTGCCTTTGAGGAACCTGCACAAAGACGATGCCAATGAAAAAGAACTGACAGATGATGGGAATAATTCTTCACCACTTAAAGCATAA